The genome window CGATCGCCTGCCGCGACACGGCCAGGCGGTGCCTCATGATGAGCCGTGCCGTCAGTTCATACAGCGTCATCTCGTCCCGCTCGGAAAGTTCGTCCAGCATGAGCCGCCGCGTCGGATCGGCAAGGGCCTTGAATATCGCATCGTTGTCCCGGTTCATGGCTCCATCATATGCAACCGTATGGTTGCATGTCAAGATGCAAAAAAGAAACCAACGGTATCGCCAATATTTGTCCCGCTAATCAGGCGCCTTTTTTTTCAATGAACGGATGGCGATCAGGATCAGACTTTGA of Bacillus thermozeamaize contains these proteins:
- a CDS encoding transcriptional regulator, yielding MNRDNDAIFKALADPTRRLMLDELSERDEMTLYELTARLIMRHRLAVSRQAIAKHLAVLEEAGLAVSRRRGKFRVIVFNRKPLETLLKRWLEPDGGRN